The nucleotide window TATGAAAATAGCTTACCTGCACTACCATCTAAAACCCGGAGGTGTCACTTCAGTAATTCGCCAGCAGATTGACGCCCTGAAAAATATACACGAAATACTGGTAATCTCTTCAGGTACACCTCAGGTTGACTGCAGCTGCGATGTAAAATTAATACCTGGCCTTTCATACGATACTCCGGGGAAAAACCATGTATCTCCGTCGGACCTCGCAGATCAAATCCTGTACACTATTACAAAAACGTGGCCGGGAGGGTGCGATTTAATACACGTACACAATCCTACTCTTGCAAAAAACAGCTCTCTTATCGAAGCACTCTCCATTTTAAGAGACAGAGGAATAAAACTGTTCCTTCAGATTCATGACCTTGCAGAAGATGGAAGGCCTAACGCATATTACACAAAACCTTACGTGGCTGATGTCCACTACGGGGTCATAAATTCAAGAGACTACTCTATTCTTGTAAAAGCAGGCCTCAATAAAAAAGGGCTGCATCTGATCCCTAATCAGGTTATCCCCTTTCCATCCGGAGAAATATCAGGACACGGTTTTATTCTCTATCCTGTACGTGCAATCCGTAGAAAAAATACAGGCGAAGCAATACTTTTATCTCTCTATTCCGGTGAAAAGCATCCTGTTGGCATTACTCTGCCCCCAAACAGCCCATGGGAAAAAATTCTCCACCAGGGGTGGCGATTATTCACCAGAGAAAACAAACTTCCTGTTCATCTTGACATAGGACTCCTTAAAAATTATGCAGATCTCGTTTACTCTGCCTATTTTATAATCACAACAAGCATTAATGAGGGCTTTGGAT belongs to bacterium and includes:
- a CDS encoding glycosyltransferase family 1 protein, producing MKIAYLHYHLKPGGVTSVIRQQIDALKNIHEILVISSGTPQVDCSCDVKLIPGLSYDTPGKNHVSPSDLADQILYTITKTWPGGCDLIHVHNPTLAKNSSLIEALSILRDRGIKLFLQIHDLAEDGRPNAYYTKPYVADVHYGVINSRDYSILVKAGLNKKGLHLIPNQVIPFPSGEISGHGFILYPVRAIRRKNTGEAILLSLYSGEKHPVGITLPPNSPWEKILHQGWRLFTRENKLPVHLDIGLLKNYADLVYSAYFIITTSINEGFGFAFLEPWTANKYVFGRRIDHVCKDFEHNGMIFEDLYNRLSVPTDYFDLRDFYLRRKKSILKYNKDLGFPIRKEVLEKSAIPVTENSSIDFGALDEKAQQQVILSLIKSGKKKA